The Streptomyces sp. CC0208 genome window below encodes:
- a CDS encoding ABC transporter permease, with protein MSAVTTTGAVVAAAPAEDAPQVRRRRRLSPGRRLPAARLTGPALFLALWAAASAAGRLDTAAIPPPWTVVRTGVHLWTDGTLPTDVLTSLQRAAAGFAIGLVAGVLLALAAGLSRTGEALIDGTVNINRAIPTLGLIPLFILWLGIGETFKIAIIAIVVYIPIYLNTHAALSGIDHRFVELAEVQGLSRFAFVRQIVVPGALPGFFVGLRLGVTGSWLGLVVLEQINATSGLGYLMFQAQNYGQSDVILVGLVVYGVFGLVSDSAVRLVERRVLSWRRTLSS; from the coding sequence GTGAGCGCCGTGACCACGACCGGAGCCGTCGTCGCGGCCGCCCCGGCCGAGGACGCGCCCCAGGTCCGCAGGCGCCGCCGGCTCTCCCCCGGCAGGCGGCTGCCCGCCGCCCGGCTCACCGGACCGGCCCTGTTCCTCGCGCTGTGGGCCGCCGCCTCCGCCGCCGGCCGGCTCGACACGGCCGCGATCCCGCCGCCGTGGACGGTGGTGCGGACCGGCGTCCACCTGTGGACGGACGGGACGCTGCCCACCGACGTCCTGACCTCGCTCCAGCGGGCCGCGGCCGGGTTCGCGATCGGCCTGGTCGCCGGCGTCCTGCTGGCCCTGGCCGCCGGGCTCAGCCGGACCGGCGAGGCGCTGATCGACGGGACGGTGAACATCAACCGGGCGATCCCGACCCTCGGTCTGATCCCGCTGTTCATCCTCTGGCTGGGCATCGGCGAGACCTTCAAGATCGCGATCATCGCGATCGTCGTGTACATCCCGATCTATCTGAACACCCATGCCGCGCTGTCCGGCATCGACCACCGCTTCGTCGAACTCGCCGAGGTCCAGGGCTTGTCGAGGTTCGCGTTCGTACGGCAGATCGTCGTCCCCGGCGCGCTGCCCGGATTCTTCGTGGGACTCCGGCTCGGCGTCACCGGCTCCTGGCTGGGCCTCGTCGTCCTGGAGCAGATCAACGCCACCAGCGGACTCGGCTACCTGATGTTCCAGGCCCAGAACTACGGCCAGAGCGATGTGATCCTCGTCGGTCTCGTCGTCTACGGCGTCTTCGGCCTGGTCTCCGACAGCGCGGTCCGTCTCGTCGAACGGAGGGTGCTGTCATGGCGACGCACACTGAGCAGCTGA
- a CDS encoding amino acid permease: MPSTTVKTPPGSDASLPHGLKQRHLSMIALGGVIGAGLFVGSGAGIAAAGPSIVLAYTLSGLLVMLVMRMLGEMSAAHPSSGSFSAHAERAFGPWAGFTVGWSFWILLCTAVGLEGIGAAKIVTGWLPGTPEWAWVALFMLVFCGTNLAAVKNFGEFEFWFAALKVAAIALFLILGVLAIAGVLPGTDAPGTANLTGRGGFFPGGGEGLVVGLLASVFAYGGLETVTIAAAESEDPVRGVASAVRTAMWRIALFYVGSMAVIVTLVPWDSKAVVEKGPYVAALDELGIPGAGQLMNVVVLVALLSAMNANVYGSSRIAYSLVERGLGPGALGRVHGGVPRLAVLASSVFGFVCVVLSYWRPDDVFAWLLNMIGAVILVVWAFIAVSQLRLRRALEREAAERLTVRMWAFPYLTWVALAGMAAILVLMAREPGTRVQLYWTGGLTLVLAGAGYAWQKARAEV, translated from the coding sequence ATGCCCAGCACCACGGTCAAGACCCCACCAGGGTCCGACGCCTCCCTGCCCCACGGCCTCAAGCAGCGCCACCTGTCGATGATCGCCCTCGGCGGGGTGATCGGCGCCGGACTGTTCGTCGGCTCCGGCGCGGGGATCGCCGCGGCCGGCCCGTCGATCGTCCTCGCCTACACGCTCTCCGGACTCCTCGTGATGCTGGTGATGCGGATGCTCGGCGAGATGTCGGCCGCACACCCCTCCTCCGGCTCCTTCTCCGCGCACGCCGAGCGGGCGTTCGGCCCCTGGGCGGGCTTCACCGTCGGCTGGTCCTTCTGGATCCTGCTGTGCACGGCCGTGGGCCTGGAGGGCATCGGCGCCGCGAAGATCGTGACCGGCTGGCTCCCGGGGACCCCCGAGTGGGCCTGGGTGGCCCTGTTCATGCTGGTCTTCTGCGGCACGAACCTGGCCGCGGTGAAGAACTTCGGCGAGTTCGAGTTCTGGTTCGCGGCCCTCAAGGTGGCCGCGATCGCCCTGTTCCTGATCCTCGGAGTGCTGGCCATCGCCGGCGTCCTGCCCGGCACGGACGCTCCGGGCACCGCGAACCTCACCGGCCGAGGGGGCTTCTTCCCGGGCGGCGGCGAGGGCCTGGTCGTCGGCCTGCTCGCCTCCGTCTTCGCGTACGGCGGCCTGGAGACGGTCACCATCGCGGCCGCCGAGTCCGAGGACCCGGTGCGCGGGGTGGCGAGCGCGGTCCGGACGGCGATGTGGCGCATCGCGCTGTTCTACGTCGGCTCGATGGCGGTCATCGTCACCCTGGTCCCCTGGGACTCCAAGGCGGTCGTGGAGAAGGGCCCGTACGTCGCCGCCCTCGACGAACTGGGCATCCCGGGAGCGGGACAGCTCATGAACGTGGTGGTCCTCGTCGCCCTCCTGTCCGCGATGAACGCCAACGTCTACGGCTCCTCCCGCATCGCCTACTCCCTGGTCGAGCGGGGCCTCGGTCCCGGCGCCCTGGGCCGCGTCCACGGCGGTGTCCCCCGCCTCGCGGTCCTCGCCTCCAGCGTCTTCGGGTTCGTCTGCGTGGTCCTCAGCTACTGGCGCCCCGATGACGTGTTCGCGTGGCTCCTCAACATGATCGGCGCGGTCATCCTGGTCGTCTGGGCCTTCATCGCCGTCTCCCAGCTGCGGCTGCGCCGCGCGCTGGAACGCGAGGCGGCCGAGCGGCTGACCGTGCGCATGTGGGCCTTCCCGTACCTGACCTGGGTCGCTCTGGCCGGCATGGCGGCGATCCTCGTCCTGATGGCCCGGGAGCCGGGCACGCGGGTGCAGCTGTACTGGACGGGCGGCCTGACACTGGTCCTGGCCGGTGCGGGCTACGCGTGGCAGAAGGCGCGTGCCGAGGTCTGA
- a CDS encoding histidine phosphatase family protein, which yields MSARTTLLLARHGQTIWHAENRYAGVSDIGLTDKGRAQAEALGRWAGVHRPDAIWTSPLSRAIATADPACRALGVSPHREPGLRECDFGVVEGRTLAEFAAEVPDAAEAFRADPVAYPFPGAEDPAAAAARGTQALRRIAAAHPGERVLVVAHNTLLRLTLCTLLSIPLGEYRRVFPRLRNAAITELRLDQDGSAALLSLNVPCEQDRS from the coding sequence ATGAGCGCGCGTACGACCCTGCTGCTGGCCCGGCACGGGCAGACCATCTGGCACGCCGAGAACCGTTACGCGGGTGTGAGCGACATCGGGCTCACCGACAAGGGCCGGGCCCAGGCGGAGGCGCTCGGGCGGTGGGCCGGCGTACACCGCCCCGACGCGATCTGGACGTCACCCCTGTCGCGGGCGATCGCCACCGCCGACCCGGCCTGCCGTGCCCTCGGCGTCTCCCCGCACCGCGAACCCGGCCTCAGGGAGTGCGACTTCGGGGTGGTGGAGGGCCGTACCCTCGCGGAGTTCGCCGCGGAGGTGCCCGACGCGGCCGAGGCCTTCCGCGCGGACCCGGTGGCCTACCCGTTCCCCGGCGCGGAGGACCCGGCGGCGGCCGCAGCCCGGGGCACGCAGGCACTGCGCCGCATCGCCGCCGCCCACCCCGGCGAGCGCGTCCTCGTCGTAGCCCACAACACCCTGCTGCGGCTGACGCTGTGCACGCTGCTGTCGATCCCGCTCGGGGAGTACCGCAGAGTGTTCCCGCGGTTGCGCAACGCGGCGATCACCGAACTCCGCCTCGACCAGGACGGATCCGCCGCACTTCTCTCCCTCAATGTGCCGTGCGAGCAGGACCGGTCGTAG
- a CDS encoding SAM-dependent methyltransferase, translated as MTEIDTSVPHSARIWNYWLGGKDNYPVDEAAGDAYTAVFPGIVTIARSSRAFLGRSIRYLVQEAGVRQFLDVGTGLPTVDNTHEVAQRFAPESKVVYVDNDPLVLAHARALLTSTPEGETAYEDLTLYEPEKILQAASRTLDLTRPTALILSGILGHVGDYDLARELVGRLVAGLPSGSYLCVNDGSRGTDPDYEHAQDAYNETGAVPYFLRPVDKIEAYFEGLELVDPGVVSVPLWRPDGDTVPAPIGQHGGLGRKA; from the coding sequence ATGACGGAGATCGACACCTCGGTGCCGCATTCGGCCCGGATCTGGAACTACTGGCTCGGCGGCAAGGACAACTACCCCGTCGACGAAGCGGCCGGCGACGCCTACACGGCCGTCTTCCCCGGCATCGTCACGATCGCCCGCAGCAGCCGCGCGTTTCTCGGCCGCAGCATCCGGTACCTGGTTCAGGAGGCGGGCGTCCGCCAGTTCCTGGACGTCGGCACCGGGCTGCCCACGGTCGACAACACCCACGAGGTCGCCCAGCGCTTCGCCCCCGAGTCGAAGGTCGTCTACGTCGACAACGACCCGCTGGTCCTCGCCCACGCCCGCGCCCTGCTCACCTCCACCCCGGAGGGCGAGACGGCGTACGAGGACCTGACGCTCTACGAGCCGGAGAAGATCCTTCAGGCGGCCTCCCGGACCCTCGACCTCACCCGCCCCACGGCCCTGATCCTCAGCGGCATCCTCGGACATGTCGGCGACTACGACCTGGCCCGCGAGCTGGTCGGCCGGCTGGTGGCGGGCCTGCCCTCGGGCAGCTACCTGTGTGTCAACGACGGCTCCCGCGGCACCGACCCGGACTACGAGCACGCCCAGGACGCCTACAACGAGACCGGTGCGGTGCCCTACTTCCTGCGTCCGGTGGACAAGATCGAGGCGTACTTCGAGGGCCTGGAGCTGGTGGACCCGGGCGTGGTGTCGGTCCCGCTGTGGCGCCCGGACGGCGACACGGTCCCGGCCCCGATCGGCCAGCACGGCGGCCTGGGCCGTAAGGCCTGA
- a CDS encoding ABC transporter ATP-binding protein gives MATHTEQLTRPAVQLRGLTRSFDGRTVLDGIDLDIPSGQFVALLGHSGSGKSTLLRAVAGLDHEVVGSGQLTAPERVSVVFQDSRLLPWRRVLDNVLLGTNGTDGGQRGREALAEVGLAGRERAWPSELSGGEAQRAALARSLVREPELLLADEPFGALDALTRIRMHALLRELWKRHQPSVLLVTHDVDEAIVLADRVLVLEQGRIGLDLTIDRPHPRSYRDPLLGEYRERLLAALGVTEDHA, from the coding sequence ATGGCGACGCACACTGAGCAGCTGACCCGGCCGGCCGTACAACTGCGGGGCCTGACCCGGTCGTTCGACGGGCGGACCGTTCTCGACGGTATCGACCTCGACATCCCGTCCGGACAGTTCGTCGCCCTGCTCGGGCACAGCGGCTCCGGCAAGAGCACGCTGCTGCGGGCGGTGGCGGGCCTGGACCACGAGGTGGTGGGCAGCGGACAACTGACCGCCCCCGAAAGGGTGTCCGTGGTCTTCCAGGACTCCCGGCTGCTGCCCTGGCGACGGGTGCTGGACAACGTCCTCCTCGGCACGAACGGCACCGACGGCGGGCAAAGGGGCCGGGAGGCACTCGCCGAGGTGGGACTGGCGGGCCGCGAACGCGCCTGGCCGAGCGAACTGTCCGGCGGCGAGGCCCAGCGCGCCGCTCTCGCCCGCTCCCTGGTCCGCGAACCCGAACTCCTGCTGGCCGACGAGCCGTTCGGCGCGCTCGACGCGTTGACGCGCATCAGGATGCACGCGCTGCTGCGGGAGCTGTGGAAGCGCCACCAGCCGTCCGTGCTGCTCGTCACCCACGACGTGGACGAGGCCATCGTGCTCGCCGACCGGGTGCTCGTACTCGAACAGGGCCGTATCGGCCTCGACCTGACCATCGACCGCCCGCACCCGCGCTCCTACCGGGATCCCCTGCTGGGCGAGTACCGCGAACGACTGCTGGCCGCGCTCGGCGTCACGGAGGACCACGCATGA
- a CDS encoding TauD/TfdA family dioxygenase: MSGIEIRKVTANIGAQVFGVDLAEPLDEETAAALRDALNTHKALVFSDVHLDDEGQQAFARHFGDLTTAHPTVPAVDGAPNVLPVDSEGGRAANHWHTDVTFVLNPPQASTLRSLTIPPYGGETLIANSAAAYRDLPEPLRRLADDLWAEHTNDYDYAVPEETLDEEQAARRAQFTSIKYRTVHPVVRVHPLTGERGLFIGGFAQRIVGLSTGESRKLLDLLQSYVTRPENLLRHRWSENQLVLFDNRITQHYAVDNYDGLPRRLHRVTVAGDVPVGIEGKESYSIQGDASHYTAVAA; the protein is encoded by the coding sequence ATGTCCGGTATCGAGATCCGCAAGGTCACCGCGAACATCGGCGCCCAGGTCTTCGGCGTCGACCTCGCCGAGCCGCTCGACGAGGAGACGGCCGCGGCTCTGCGTGACGCCCTCAACACCCACAAGGCGCTGGTCTTCAGCGACGTGCACCTCGACGACGAGGGCCAGCAGGCCTTCGCCCGGCACTTCGGCGACCTCACCACCGCCCATCCGACCGTGCCCGCCGTCGACGGCGCCCCGAACGTCCTGCCCGTCGACAGCGAGGGCGGCCGCGCCGCCAACCACTGGCACACCGACGTCACCTTCGTCCTCAACCCGCCCCAGGCCAGCACCCTGCGCAGCCTGACGATCCCGCCGTACGGCGGCGAGACCCTGATCGCCAACTCGGCGGCCGCCTACCGGGACCTGCCCGAGCCCCTCAGGCGCCTCGCCGACGACCTGTGGGCCGAGCACACCAACGACTACGACTACGCCGTACCGGAGGAGACGCTGGACGAGGAACAGGCCGCCCGGCGCGCCCAGTTCACCTCGATCAAGTACCGCACCGTCCACCCCGTGGTCCGGGTCCACCCGCTGACCGGTGAACGGGGACTGTTCATCGGCGGGTTCGCGCAGCGGATCGTGGGCCTGTCGACGGGCGAGTCCCGCAAGCTCCTCGACCTGCTCCAGTCCTATGTCACCCGCCCGGAGAACCTGCTGCGCCACCGCTGGTCGGAGAACCAGCTGGTGCTGTTCGACAACCGGATCACCCAGCACTACGCCGTCGACAACTACGACGGTCTGCCGCGCCGGCTGCACCGGGTGACGGTCGCCGGGGACGTCCCGGTGGGCATCGAGGGCAAGGAGAGTTACTCGATCCAGGGCGACGCCTCGCACTACACCGCCGTAGCCGCGTAG
- a CDS encoding FGGY-family carbohydrate kinase — MTDENETAWLGIDLGTQSVRALAVTADGTVLGRGSAPLGGRREGVRHEQEPGEWWEAVRTASRSALLTLTGVRIGGLAVCGTSGTVLLTDPEGRPTSPALMYDDGRAAGEAAGLRAAGLAVQDTWALPKALWLAREYGRGGEGGRVTHQPDVVTARLVGGPVPTDSSHALKTGYDVERGAWSDVALDLPEVVLPGTRLGEVCAAAAEATGIPAGTPVVAGMTDGCAAQIAAGALRHGSWNSVLGTTLVLKGATPDPVRDPSGVVYNHRAPGGTWLPGGASSVGAGALPADADPGAMDARAAAYEPSGAVAYPLVSRGERFPFRAPDATALLLGTPADDADRWAGLLQGVAFAERLCLDYLHHLGAPLDGPLTFTGGAARSPYWNQLRADILGRPARVPEQTEPALGMAALALHGTTGTPLAEAAEHMVRIRTIVEPRPARTALFAEPYARLLDELTTRGWLSPELAAHARGRLTDEKATR, encoded by the coding sequence ATGACGGACGAGAACGAGACGGCGTGGCTGGGGATCGACCTCGGCACCCAGAGCGTGCGCGCGCTGGCGGTCACGGCCGACGGAACCGTGCTGGGCCGGGGTTCCGCCCCGCTCGGCGGCCGGCGCGAGGGCGTGCGGCACGAACAGGAGCCGGGGGAGTGGTGGGAGGCGGTGCGCACGGCGTCCCGTTCCGCGCTGCTCACCCTGACGGGTGTACGGATCGGCGGACTCGCGGTGTGCGGGACGTCGGGGACGGTCCTGCTGACGGACCCGGAGGGCCGGCCGACGAGCCCGGCGCTCATGTACGACGACGGACGCGCGGCGGGTGAGGCGGCCGGGCTGCGGGCGGCGGGGCTCGCCGTCCAGGACACGTGGGCGCTGCCGAAGGCGCTGTGGCTGGCGCGGGAGTACGGCCGCGGCGGGGAGGGCGGCCGGGTGACCCACCAGCCCGATGTCGTCACCGCGCGCCTGGTCGGCGGGCCGGTGCCCACCGACTCCAGCCACGCCCTCAAGACGGGCTACGACGTCGAGCGCGGCGCCTGGTCGGACGTCGCCTTGGACCTTCCCGAGGTCGTTCTCCCCGGTACCCGGCTCGGCGAGGTCTGCGCGGCCGCCGCGGAGGCGACCGGCATCCCCGCCGGCACGCCCGTCGTCGCCGGGATGACCGACGGCTGCGCGGCCCAGATCGCCGCGGGCGCCCTGCGGCACGGGTCCTGGAACTCGGTGCTCGGCACCACGCTCGTACTGAAGGGGGCGACCCCGGATCCGGTCCGGGACCCGAGCGGCGTGGTCTACAACCACCGCGCGCCGGGCGGCACCTGGCTGCCCGGCGGGGCGTCCAGCGTGGGCGCGGGGGCGCTGCCGGCCGATGCGGACCCCGGGGCCATGGATGCCCGGGCGGCCGCGTACGAGCCGTCCGGCGCGGTGGCCTACCCGCTGGTGTCGCGGGGGGAGCGGTTCCCCTTCCGCGCCCCGGACGCCACCGCCCTGCTCCTCGGCACCCCCGCCGACGACGCCGACCGCTGGGCCGGGCTCCTCCAGGGCGTCGCGTTCGCGGAACGCCTCTGTCTCGACTACCTGCACCACCTGGGCGCCCCGCTCGACGGCCCCCTCACCTTCACCGGCGGCGCGGCCCGCAGCCCGTACTGGAACCAGCTCCGCGCCGACATCCTCGGCCGCCCGGCCCGCGTACCGGAACAGACCGAACCGGCCCTGGGCATGGCCGCGTTGGCGCTCCACGGCACCACCGGCACCCCCCTGGCGGAAGCTGCCGAACACATGGTCCGCATCCGCACGATCGTGGAACCACGCCCCGCCCGCACGGCACTCTTCGCCGAGCCGTACGCCCGCCTCCTCGACGAACTCACCACGCGCGGCTGGCTGTCACCAGAGCTGGCAGCCCATGCGCGCGGCCGCCTGACGGATGAGAAGGCAACACGATGA
- a CDS encoding ABC transporter substrate-binding protein → MPFSRTSGISTSGIDRRLFLSSVLGAAAGVAGLSGCADSSAAADSKDALSAPLAAKVPAGTSLKIASYSGTQQLQLKLGRLGDPPFKVSSWANISAGPDVINAFRSGSLDVANNAGIPPIQAHFQGFDAKIVAINITRKPNYLFATKPGSDIRTVEDFKGKKLAFSQGQAQGVVLLRALKKAGLAYDEVKLVPLTSNQFFTALQSGQVDVAPLANSQAPAYLQQYEPKGAHAITTDVVDLLNLLWAPTSVLGDPAKAAAVAAYIPYWAKGQVWTYENPDIWNEEFYVKTQNLTLAQAKAVTALANKPLFPPSWDEAIKWEQETADLLAQGGFVKKFDVGELFDHRFEGIAAKSVSAEYRR, encoded by the coding sequence ATGCCCTTTTCCCGCACGTCCGGAATCAGCACGTCCGGCATCGACCGGCGGCTGTTCCTCTCCTCGGTCCTCGGCGCCGCGGCCGGTGTCGCCGGCCTCAGCGGCTGCGCCGACAGCAGTGCCGCCGCCGACAGCAAGGACGCCCTGTCCGCCCCGCTCGCCGCCAAGGTCCCGGCCGGCACGAGCCTGAAGATCGCCTCGTATTCCGGCACCCAGCAACTACAGCTGAAACTCGGCAGGTTGGGTGATCCTCCGTTCAAGGTGTCGAGCTGGGCCAATATCAGCGCCGGCCCGGATGTCATCAACGCCTTCCGCTCCGGCTCCCTCGACGTCGCCAACAACGCGGGAATCCCGCCGATCCAGGCGCATTTCCAGGGATTCGACGCCAAGATCGTCGCGATCAACATCACCCGTAAGCCGAACTACCTCTTCGCCACGAAGCCCGGCAGCGACATCCGCACGGTCGAGGACTTCAAGGGCAAGAAGCTCGCGTTCTCGCAGGGACAGGCCCAAGGTGTCGTGCTGCTGCGGGCGTTGAAGAAGGCCGGGCTCGCGTACGACGAGGTGAAGCTGGTCCCGCTCACCAGCAACCAGTTCTTCACGGCCCTGCAGTCCGGCCAGGTGGACGTGGCCCCGCTCGCCAACAGCCAGGCGCCCGCCTACCTCCAGCAGTACGAGCCCAAGGGCGCCCACGCCATCACCACCGACGTGGTCGACCTGCTCAACCTGCTGTGGGCTCCGACCTCCGTGCTGGGCGACCCCGCGAAGGCCGCCGCGGTCGCCGCCTACATCCCGTACTGGGCCAAGGGCCAGGTGTGGACGTACGAGAACCCCGACATCTGGAACGAGGAGTTCTACGTGAAGACGCAGAACCTGACCCTCGCCCAGGCGAAGGCCGTCACCGCACTCGCCAACAAGCCGCTCTTCCCGCCGAGCTGGGACGAGGCGATCAAGTGGGAGCAGGAGACCGCGGATCTGCTGGCGCAGGGCGGCTTCGTGAAGAAGTTCGACGTCGGCGAGTTGTTCGACCACCGCTTCGAGGGCATCGCCGCGAAGTCCGTGAGCGCGGAGTACCGGAGGTGA
- a CDS encoding LLM class flavin-dependent oxidoreductase has protein sequence MTARQLHLNAFLMNTGHHEASWRLPESDPFAHVSLEHYVHLARIAERGTFDSLFLADGPQLWSNLAQRPAGALEPLTLLTALATATEHIGLIATASTSYNSPYNLARKFASLDIISGGRAGWNIVTTAGAEAARNFGLDAEPAHAERYARAAEFLDVALKLWDSWEDDAIVGDKAAGVWGDDAKVHPPRHRGTYFSVEGALNVPRTPQGYPLLVQAGSSEDGKAFASRYAEAVFTAQQTIEDARAFYADLKSRTAAAGRDPEHIKVLPGIVPVIGATEAEALAKEQELEDHIVHRHGVANLERLLQLPSGTLELDGQLPADLPPESAVEGAKSRYTLVVELARRDRLTVRQLIGRLGGGRGHLTFAGTPEQVADAIGTWFTQGAADGFNIMPAVLPSGLDAFVDHVVPILRTRGLLRTEYGPRRTLRERYGLPRPANQHVQPAYV, from the coding sequence ATGACCGCACGACAGCTCCACCTCAACGCCTTCCTCATGAACACCGGCCACCACGAGGCCTCCTGGCGGCTGCCCGAGAGCGACCCGTTCGCGCACGTCTCCCTCGAGCACTACGTCCACCTCGCCCGGATCGCCGAGCGCGGGACCTTCGACTCGCTCTTCCTCGCCGACGGACCGCAGCTGTGGAGCAACCTCGCACAGCGGCCCGCCGGTGCGCTGGAGCCCCTCACCCTGCTGACCGCGCTGGCGACGGCCACCGAGCACATCGGGCTGATCGCGACCGCCTCCACGTCCTACAACTCGCCCTACAACCTGGCCCGGAAGTTCGCCTCGCTGGACATCATCAGCGGCGGCCGGGCGGGCTGGAACATCGTCACCACGGCCGGCGCGGAGGCCGCCCGCAACTTCGGTCTGGACGCGGAGCCCGCGCACGCCGAGCGGTACGCGAGAGCCGCCGAGTTCCTCGACGTGGCCCTCAAGCTCTGGGACAGCTGGGAGGACGACGCGATCGTCGGCGACAAGGCGGCCGGCGTCTGGGGCGACGACGCGAAGGTCCACCCGCCCCGCCACCGGGGAACGTACTTCAGCGTCGAGGGCGCCCTCAACGTGCCCCGCACACCCCAGGGTTACCCGCTGCTCGTACAGGCGGGTTCGAGCGAGGACGGCAAGGCGTTCGCGTCCCGCTACGCGGAGGCCGTGTTCACCGCCCAGCAGACCATCGAGGACGCGCGGGCCTTCTACGCCGACCTCAAGTCCCGTACGGCGGCGGCCGGTCGGGACCCCGAGCACATCAAGGTGCTGCCCGGCATCGTCCCCGTCATCGGCGCCACCGAGGCCGAGGCGCTCGCGAAGGAACAGGAGCTGGAGGACCACATCGTGCACCGGCACGGGGTGGCGAACCTTGAGCGGCTGCTGCAACTTCCCTCCGGGACACTGGAGTTGGACGGCCAGCTGCCCGCCGACCTGCCGCCCGAGTCCGCCGTCGAGGGCGCCAAGAGCCGCTACACGCTGGTCGTGGAGCTGGCCCGGCGCGACCGGCTCACCGTGCGGCAGCTGATCGGACGGCTCGGCGGCGGGCGCGGTCATCTCACCTTCGCCGGCACCCCCGAGCAGGTCGCCGACGCCATCGGGACGTGGTTCACCCAGGGCGCCGCCGACGGCTTCAACATCATGCCCGCGGTGCTCCCCTCGGGCCTGGACGCCTTCGTCGACCACGTCGTCCCGATCCTGCGCACCCGCGGCCTGCTCCGCACGGAATACGGCCCGCGCCGGACCCTGCGGGAGCGCTACGGCCTCCCCCGCCCCGCCAACCAGCACGTCCAGCCCGCCTACGTCTAG